Within Acidobacteriota bacterium, the genomic segment GATCGAGGATCCATTTCACCTTCGAACCGGAGAAATAGGGATCGACAACCAGTCCCGTGTGCGCGGCGATCAGAGGCTCGAGACCGTCGTCACGGATCTGTTGGCAAATGTCCGCAGTCTGGCGGCTCTGCCACACGATTGCGCGATGAACAGGTTCGCCGCTGGCCCGATCCCACACCACGGTGGTCTCGCGCTGGTTGGTGACCCCGACGGCGCGGAGCTCGCCATCGGCCAGCCCGGCCTCTTCCAGTGCGACACCAATCACGCTGAGAGACACCCGCCAGATTTCCTCCGGGTCGTGTTCGACCCAACCGGGCTGCGGGTAGTACTGGCTGAACTCCTCGGTCGCACGTCCGAGGACCCTTCCGTCGCGGTCGAGCACCAAGGCGGTCGACCCAGTGGTCCCCTGGTCGATCGCGAGCACGGCGTCAGGCATGCATCCTCCCCGTGGTAGTGTACTGAAGATAATCCGGGTTGAGATTTTCGGCTGCGAGGAGGCGAGATGGATAGACTGATCGAAGTGGTTCGGAGCCTGATACCGATGACGATCGTGATCATCATCGGTGTCGGTGCCATGTCCATTCTCAACCGACGCATCGTCAAGAAAAGTGCCGATATGGCGGAAAAGGGCACCTTCAGGCGACAGATGGCCATGACCTTCACGTCGCTCATCTTCGTTGTCGCTATCCTCGTCACGGCTCCGCTCGATGACGGGGTTCGCGGAAACCTGATTTCCCTCTTCGGAATCGCGCTTACAGGTGTCATCGCGTTGTCCTCGGCGACTCTGGCATCGAACGCGATGGCGGGTCTGATGCTTCGCGCGATTGAAAACTTCAAACATGGCGACTTCATCAGTTGCGGCGATCTCTTCGGTCGGGTGACCGAACGCGGCCTCTTCCACACCGAGATCCAGAATCAGTACTCGGATCTCATCACCCTGCCGAATCTGTACCTCGCCACCAACCCGGTCACGGTCGTTCGTTCGTCAGGCTCGTTCGTGGCTGCAAGACTCTCGCTGGGATACGACCTCCAACACGACGAAATCGAGGCTCTCCTTCTCAGCGCTGCGGAGCACACCGGTCTGGTCGAGGCCTTCGTGCGCATTCGTGAGCTCGGAGATTTCTCGGTGACCTACGAGGTCGTCGGAAGGCTAGCAGACACCAAGAAGTTCCTCGGCGCGAAGTCGACCCTCAACCGAGCCGTGCTCGACACCCTGCATCAGGCCGGTGTCGAGATCGTCTCGCCGACCTTTGTGTACCAGAGGCGGGCACAGGCTGACCGGGCGTTCATTCCTGAGATTCCCTCCGACAAGCCGGTCGAACAGACCCGGGAGCGGGCTCCCGATGCGCTTGTCTTTGACAAAGCTGACCAGGTGGAGAAGGTGGAGGATCTCCGCGCCCGCCTGACCGAGCTCGACAAGGAGATCGGCGAGCTTGGTGAGAAGGCGAAACGTGCGACTGAAGACGAGGCGGAACAGATCGAAGAAACGATCACGATCCGCAAACGGGTTCGCGAGCGGCTGGTCGCGCGAATCGCTGAACTCGAAAAGAAGGTGGACGAGTAGTCGTCCACCCCTCCTCGCATTTCGGATTTGGAATTTCCCGCCCACCCTAAAAGCGTTTTCTGGGGTCGTACTAGAGAGCAGTACACTGAAAGCCCGCACCGAGAATCCAACATCCAGCATCCAGAATCCAGCATCCAGAATCTCGACCCTCAACCCAACGCCCGATCTAAGACCTCGATCAGGCGATCAATCTCTTCGGGTGTGTTGTAGTGCACCAGGCTGGTCCTGACGACGCCATCCTCAGGAATCAGCCCGGCGGCCTCGCACAGGTGGTAGGCGTACATGTGGCCATGGCGAATGCCGATTCCGGATCGGTCCACCTCTTCGGTGATCTCGGCAGAGCTCTTGGATTCGTGTACGAAGCTGATAGTGCCGACGCGCGACGGCCCGGCGTCGGTCGGACCGAAGATCCGCACGTCGTCTCGCGAACGCAGGTACTCGATGAGGCGGGCCTGGAGCGGAAGCTCACAGGCGGTCATCACATCGAATGCGCGCTCGACTGCCGCCCGATCCAACAGCTCCGGGTCGGGAATGTCGGCGAGGAAAGCCAGGTAATGGCGCAATCCGCGGATGCCGGCGCAACCCTCGTGATTGACCCCGCCGACCTCGAACTTGTAGGGCAGCTCATCCTCCGGAACGAAGAAATGGTTCGGTCCCGGCAGCTCGGCAATCGCATCGCGTCGTCCCCACAGGGCGGCCATATGCGGGCCATAGACCTTGTAGGCCGAGTACGCATACCAGTCGACCGTCCAGGCCGAAACGTTCATCGCGCGGTGGGGTGCATAGGCGACTCCGTCCACCACCACCCGGGCCCCGGCCGCGTGGACCAACGAGGTGATCGCCTCAATATCCACAATGCCTCCGAGGAGGTTGGATACGTGAGGGAATGCGACGAGAGCGGTGCGGTCGGTGAGGAGGGTTTCGAGCGCCTCGAGCGGACACTCGTACGTGGCCGGATTCATCTTCCACCAGCGAAGGGTAAAGCCAAGCCGTTCCAGGTTTTTCCACGGACCGACGTTTGCCTCGTGCCCGGTCTGCGCGACGATGATCTCTGCGTCGGTCGCGAGCACCCGTGCGTAAGCACCCGAGAGCATCTGCAGGAGGGCCGACGTAGACGGACCGAGGATCACCTCGCCGTCGCCCCCGTTCATCATCAGGCGGACAAAATCGTGCGCCTCATCGACCAGTTCCGTCGCACGCTGCGACAGGGGATAGCTGGCGCCAATCTGCACATAGGTCGTCAGCATGTAGTCGCGGATACTGTCAACCACGATCGCCGGTACCTGCGATCCGCCGGCGTTCTCCAGATACACGGTGTTCCCCGCGAGGGCAGGAAACTGCGAGCGAATCCGCTCACGATCGTCGCTTGAAATCTGAATCATCACGAGGTCCCCCCATCCAGAAATCGCAGAAGGCTGCCCGCAGATTATGGTTGAATTCGCCGTGTCGGTCGAGTGTTTCGAAAAACTCGCCGGGGTGCCAATCGTAAACGCTCGAGGAGGCATTGTGGTAGAGAACCTGGATTCCGGAAGCTCGTTGCAACAGACCCTGGATCGCGATGTACCTCAACCCGAGAGCCTGGTGCGGCGCCTTTTCAAGAACCGGTTCGGCCACTGGCGAGCTGGATGGCGTCTGTTGGTGTACCTGGTTGCGGCGTTCGCCCTCGGCAAACTCATCACGACAGGCCTCAGACTCTTCATGGGCAATCCTGCCGAGGCGCCGTTCGACTCGTGGCTTCACTCCGTTCTCTGGGTTGTGGCGAACTTTGGACTGATCGCCGGGGCACTGCTCGTGCTCCGCTGGCTCGACCGGCGACCGGCCGCCCTGCTTGGTCTCAGTCTCACTCCCGGCTGGGTTCGAGAATCCGCCGTGGGTCTCGTCTGGGGCGTCGGTGCGACCGGCGTCCTAACCGTGATCCTGATCGTGTCGGGATCGGTATCGTTCGCCGTGTCGCCGCAGCCTGCCGAGAGCCTGGCCACGATGCCGCGATACCTGTTCATTTTTCTCATGGCGGCCACAGTGGAGGAATTGGTCTTCCGGGGCTATCCTCTGCAGGTGCTTGCGGAGGGGAGCAGGCGCTGGATCGCGGGTGCTCTCCTGTGCATCGTTTTCACGATGGGGCACGCGAACAACCCCGACGTCACGATCATCGGAATCGTCAACATTTTCCTCGCCTCGATCATGCTCACCGTGCTCTATTTTCAGACCCGGCGTCTGTGGCTGCCGATCGCGGTTCACGTGTCGTGGAACTTCAGCCAGAGCTGGCTGCTGGGCTTCGACGTCAGCGGCATCAAGATCGACGATCAGCTGATTATCATGACGCCAACCGGTGCGGACCTGATCACCGGCGGTGAGTTCGGGCTCGAGGGCAGCATCCTGTCGACCATTCTGTTTGTCGTCGTGATCGTCTGGTTGCTCGCGAGTCCGGTTCTTCGACCGACGGGCGAGGTCGCGGCCCTCTGGGCGCCGTACCCAGCAGGGTTCGGGCTCGAGCCCGCCCTCCCGCCCGATGCTGGTGACTCGATGCTGGATGCTCGGCACGCGCGCCTATCGGGATCCGAAATGGAATCGGACTTTGCCGATACCGAGATGTCGGACACCGAGGATCGGGTATCGAAGATCTAGGTTGAAGTCGGCCGCTCTTGATTCCACTGAATGAGGCGATCGAGGTAGCGAGAGCCGAGCTGACCGCGCGCCAGGGACTGTTTGATCGGTGGGAGTTGGAGGATGACCCCAAGCACTGCCGCCATGGCGCGATGGCTGGCCAGGGCGTGGTTGTCGAAAATCAAATGCTGTAGGGTGCCTCGTTCGACCGCCATGACAACCGTACGCCGGACCGAGTCGACGGGCGTGATGACCCGTTCCTCTCGTGGCTTCAAAGTGATGCCGTGCTCCGGACACGCCGGAACGCAGACTCCGCAGCCCAGGCACAGGTCTTCGTCGAGCTTCGCGATCTTCCGTTTCGGTTTGGCTGAATCGTTCGCCGACACCAGCGTCATGGCTTCCACCGGGCAGGCCGCAACGCATTTGCCGCAGCCTTTGCATAGGTCTGAGTCGTGCACGGGCAGGAAGTTAGTGGTATGCACCGGATGCAGGTGGCCGAATCGACGGGCTGCAATCATTGCTTCGCAGCAACAGCCACAGCAGTTGCAGATGAAGTTGACCCGCTGCTGGACGTTCTCGCCGAACTGGACGAGTCCCAGATCGCGGGCCTCCTGGAGAAGATCGAGGCACTCCGTAGAATCGACTGCGCGGGCATGGCCGTGCCGGGTCAGGGCCGCAGCAGACGTGTTGAACGTCATGCAGATGCTCGTTGGTGCCGAGCATGCGCGCCCGAGGTGATCCATTTTGTGCCGGCAATAACACATGCCGACGCCGATATGATCTGCGCTGTCGACGATGAAGCTCGCCCGTTCGAAGTCCAGGACCTCCAGCCCGCTGTCACTCGGGAGTGATGGTTCCGAGACGAACGTCCGGCCCAGCTGAGTCTCTCCTTTGGTGAAAAGGTTTTTGATGAAATCCTCTTCGACGTTCAGGTATTGGTAAAAGAGTTCGGCTAGGACCTCCTGGTCGAGATCGTCGCGGATCCGCATCATCGAGAACTCGAAAAAGCCGGCCATCGGCGGTGGTAGGACGTAGCTGGTGTCTCCTTCGGATTCGATGTCGACCAATATCGCGCGGCTGGCCAGTCGGTCGAGGACCGAACGCGCGGCGTCGACCGGCATCTTCCACGCCCGGGCGGCCCTCTCGGCAGTGAAAGGTCTGATGGGGAGTTCGGCGACGAGCTCCGCCTCGCGCTCCGAGAACAGCATTTCGAGGATGCGGAAGAGAAGCTCCGATGGCGGTGCACCCTGAGGGAAGCGGTTGATCCGATCCGTCAGATCGAGGTAGCCCTGCTTCACGGTCCTGTGAGCCACTGGAATCTCCGAGGACATTATCGCAGGTCCCACCCCATGCTCACCTGATCCGCGATCGTTGATACTTGATACTCGATGCTGGATGCTCGATGTCAAAAAATTGGATGTTAGATATTGGATATTAGATATCGGATGTCAGATGTTGGATCTTCGGAGTTCTGCGCGGACTGGTGAGAACAGGTGACCTCGGACGGGCGGGCGGGAAACCCGAATCTGAATTACTGACGCCCTGCGGGCGTCGTGACTCACCGCCACCAGCGAATGGCCGTAGAATCTCCCAGCCGTCCTCTCCGGACCAGCTCACGCTGGGCCTACGATATCCACGGTTACGACCACGAGTCCCTGTTGTCGGTGGGTTCGGAATTCAAACGAGAGTGTTATTCTCGGTTCAACGCGAACATGGAACTTTCGGATCTGTACCGCCAAATGCTGCGGGCGCGCACGTTCGAGCTCGCCATCGAGGACCTCTGGCACCGGGGCCTGATCTCCGGGGAAATGCACCTTGGCACCGGCGAAGAGGCAGTGGCAGCCGGCGTCGTCACCCACCTCGGTGACGGTGAAGGACTTGCTCTCACCCATCGATGCTCTCCTGCTCTGGTGGTTCGAGGAGTACCACTGGTGCCGATGCTGCGTGAGCTGCTGGGTTGCGAGGACGGAATCTGTGGTGGCCGCGGCGGTCATATGCACCTGGCATCGAAAGAACATCTGGCGGCGGCCTCCGGCATCGTCGGTGCGTCACTGCCGACGGCCGCGGGCTTCGCTCTCGCCAACAGCCGCCTGCGGACGAACAGGGTTGCAGTGGCCTTCACCGGCACTGGCGCCATGAATTCCGGCATGGCCCTCGAAACCCTCAATCTGGCGGCCGCATGGTCACTGCCTTTGGTGGTCGTGTGTATCGATAACGGTTGGGCGATCACTACGGCTTCGGAGGCCCAGACCGGCGGCGACCTTGTCGATCGAGCCCGTGCCTTCGGCTTCACTGCCGACTCGGTCGACGGCAGCGACGTGCAGTCCGTTCATAAGAAAGCCGGAAAGCTGATCAACGCCGCACGCCGCGGCAAGGGTCCGGGTTTCCTCCTGGCCGAATGCCCCCGACTCGACGGTCATATTCTCGGCGACCCGCTGCTGAGGTTGGCGCGAAAGCCTCTGGCCGAGGGGAAGGACCTGTTCGCCAAGGTCATCTCGTCTGCAACTTCCAAAGGTGGCGGAGGCATCCGGGACAGGACGGGCGGCATGACCCGGATGATGTCGACAATGGCGAAGGCACGACGGACTCCGGCCAGGGAGGGCCGTGACGACCCGATGCGCGCCGTGCGCAAGGCGATGGACAGGCAGAAGGCGGAACGGCAACGCATCGATTCCGAGGTCACAGAAGAGATCGAGGCCGCGGTGGAGGCTGCGCTCGCGGGCGTTGGGGAGTCTGACGATGCGTAATCTCAGCCTCGGCCAGTCGGTCGATCTCGCCATCGAAGATGCAATGGCGCGCGATGAGACGATTGTGCTTATCGGGGAGGATGCACCGATGCTCCGGGCGCCGCTCTACGCCAGATTCGGTGCCAGTCGGGTCCTGGCTGCGCCGATCAGCGAGTCGGCGTTTTTCGGCGTTGCAGCCGGCGCCGCG encodes:
- a CDS encoding mechanosensitive ion channel; the encoded protein is MDRLIEVVRSLIPMTIVIIIGVGAMSILNRRIVKKSADMAEKGTFRRQMAMTFTSLIFVVAILVTAPLDDGVRGNLISLFGIALTGVIALSSATLASNAMAGLMLRAIENFKHGDFISCGDLFGRVTERGLFHTEIQNQYSDLITLPNLYLATNPVTVVRSSGSFVAARLSLGYDLQHDEIEALLLSAAEHTGLVEAFVRIRELGDFSVTYEVVGRLADTKKFLGAKSTLNRAVLDTLHQAGVEIVSPTFVYQRRAQADRAFIPEIPSDKPVEQTRERAPDALVFDKADQVEKVEDLRARLTELDKEIGELGEKAKRATEDEAEQIEETITIRKRVRERLVARIAELEKKVDE
- a CDS encoding 4Fe-4S binding protein, coding for MAHRTVKQGYLDLTDRINRFPQGAPPSELLFRILEMLFSEREAELVAELPIRPFTAERAARAWKMPVDAARSVLDRLASRAILVDIESEGDTSYVLPPPMAGFFEFSMMRIRDDLDQEVLAELFYQYLNVEEDFIKNLFTKGETQLGRTFVSEPSLPSDSGLEVLDFERASFIVDSADHIGVGMCYCRHKMDHLGRACSAPTSICMTFNTSAAALTRHGHARAVDSTECLDLLQEARDLGLVQFGENVQQRVNFICNCCGCCCEAMIAARRFGHLHPVHTTNFLPVHDSDLCKGCGKCVAACPVEAMTLVSANDSAKPKRKIAKLDEDLCLGCGVCVPACPEHGITLKPREERVITPVDSVRRTVVMAVERGTLQHLIFDNHALASHRAMAAVLGVILQLPPIKQSLARGQLGSRYLDRLIQWNQERPTST
- a CDS encoding CPBP family intramembrane metalloprotease, with translation MVENLDSGSSLQQTLDRDVPQPESLVRRLFKNRFGHWRAGWRLLVYLVAAFALGKLITTGLRLFMGNPAEAPFDSWLHSVLWVVANFGLIAGALLVLRWLDRRPAALLGLSLTPGWVRESAVGLVWGVGATGVLTVILIVSGSVSFAVSPQPAESLATMPRYLFIFLMAATVEELVFRGYPLQVLAEGSRRWIAGALLCIVFTMGHANNPDVTIIGIVNIFLASIMLTVLYFQTRRLWLPIAVHVSWNFSQSWLLGFDVSGIKIDDQLIIMTPTGADLITGGEFGLEGSILSTILFVVVIVWLLASPVLRPTGEVAALWAPYPAGFGLEPALPPDAGDSMLDARHARLSGSEMESDFADTEMSDTEDRVSKI
- a CDS encoding cysteine desulfurase-like protein; this translates as MIQISSDDRERIRSQFPALAGNTVYLENAGGSQVPAIVVDSIRDYMLTTYVQIGASYPLSQRATELVDEAHDFVRLMMNGGDGEVILGPSTSALLQMLSGAYARVLATDAEIIVAQTGHEANVGPWKNLERLGFTLRWWKMNPATYECPLEALETLLTDRTALVAFPHVSNLLGGIVDIEAITSLVHAAGARVVVDGVAYAPHRAMNVSAWTVDWYAYSAYKVYGPHMAALWGRRDAIAELPGPNHFFVPEDELPYKFEVGGVNHEGCAGIRGLRHYLAFLADIPDPELLDRAAVERAFDVMTACELPLQARLIEYLRSRDDVRIFGPTDAGPSRVGTISFVHESKSSAEITEEVDRSGIGIRHGHMYAYHLCEAAGLIPEDGVVRTSLVHYNTPEEIDRLIEVLDRALG
- a CDS encoding thiamine pyrophosphate-dependent dehydrogenase E1 component subunit alpha — translated: MELSDLYRQMLRARTFELAIEDLWHRGLISGEMHLGTGEEAVAAGVVTHLGDGEGLALTHRCSPALVVRGVPLVPMLRELLGCEDGICGGRGGHMHLASKEHLAAASGIVGASLPTAAGFALANSRLRTNRVAVAFTGTGAMNSGMALETLNLAAAWSLPLVVVCIDNGWAITTASEAQTGGDLVDRARAFGFTADSVDGSDVQSVHKKAGKLINAARRGKGPGFLLAECPRLDGHILGDPLLRLARKPLAEGKDLFAKVISSATSKGGGGIRDRTGGMTRMMSTMAKARRTPAREGRDDPMRAVRKAMDRQKAERQRIDSEVTEEIEAAVEAALAGVGESDDA